From the Theropithecus gelada isolate Dixy chromosome 16, Tgel_1.0, whole genome shotgun sequence genome, the window aaaaaaaaaaaaaaaaaaaaaagagtgaggtgCTAAGAAGTTGACTAGAATTTCCATGTACACAGTTGGGACTTACCAACTGTGAGTTTCACTATGAGGTTATCTGGCCAACTGACTGGTTGGAGAGCCCCTGATGTTCATATCCTGAGGTCTTTTCTCATTTGTCAAATTCCCCAGAGAAGAGTCTTCCAGTCTCTTGCCTGGAAAGTATAAGCCTTGCTGATGGAGTTCTGGAAACTACCACTCACTGTATAAACTTTCGGTGggggggggttgtttgtttgtttttgatacagggtctcactctgtcacccaggctggagagcagtggtgtgatcaggacTCACCACAGtccaaactcccaggctcaagcaatcctcccatctcagccccctccaagtagctgggattagttttgtattttttgtagagttaggatcccactatgttgcccaggcgggtctcaaactcctgggctcaagtgatcctcccgccttggcctccaaaagtgctagaatgacaggcatgagccaactcaTCTGGCCCTAaacttacttttgttttcttttttttgagatggagtcttgctctgtcttctaggctggagtgcagtggcacagtctcggctcactgcagcctccaccttccaggttcaagcaattctcttgcctcagcctcccaactagctggaattacaggggcctgccaccgcgcccagctaatttttgtagagatggtgtttcaccatgttgcccaggttggtctcgaactcctgacctcaggtgatcctcccacctcggcctcccaaagtgctgggattacgagtgtgagccactgcacccggcctaatctCTGTTTTCAACGCAGTGTGTCTTGCCCTCAACTGTACTCAGGTGCTCTCTAAGCTAAAAACCTGTTTTCCATTTCCAACAAAGAAACCTCCAGTATTCTGATGGGTTGGGGAAGATCAGTTGCCAAGATATATAGAGTCAATAAAGAGATCTGGAGGTCTAACTTCAAATAATCCTCCTAATTTTAGTACTACTTTCACCCCAGTTGTACACGATGCTACTAATTTCATGGTAAATCAGGTTGCTTGTAAGCTTTCTTTGCTGCTGGCTTAGTTACCACTTGACTACAAAATCAGTCTGTTTTTCAATATCCGTCTAAAGTTTTGCTATTAACTCCTCTCCCTTTGACtccttttaaaaacactttaggccaggcacagtacgctcacacccataatcctggcactttgggaggccaaggcaggaggaccctttgagttcaggagttcaagaccagcacaggcaacacaatgagaccctgtctctacaaaaaaaaaattaaaaattagccacatgtggtggtacacacctatggTCCTGactattcagaaggctgaagtgggaggatcacttgagcttgggagtttgaggctgcagtgagccatgactgagccactgcattccagcctgggcagcagagtaagaccttgtctcgaaaaatacattttttaaaaaaaaagccactttacTGTCATCTGATTAGCTTTTAGGGAAGGATTAAGTCAAATGCCAGACCCatcaagtgttttgtttttgagacagggtctcgctctgtcatccaggctggagtgcagtggcacaatccatggcttactgcagcctcaacctctcaagctcaagaaatcctcccatctcagcctcccaagaagctgggaagacaggtgtcagccaccaagcctggctattttttttaaatttttaaatatttatatttatatattattattattatttatttatttgagacggagtttcactcttgtagcccaggctggagtgcaatggcacagtctcagctcactgcaacctctgcctcccaggttcaagcgattctcctgcctcggcctcccaagtagctgggattacaggcatgtgccaccatgcccagctaattttgcatttttagtagggacgggagtttctccatgttggtcaggctggtcttgaactcctgacctcaggtgattcacccacctcggcctcccaaagggctgggattataggcgtgagccaccgcacctggcctttattttttaaaatataggagacagggtctcactatattgcccaggctggtctcaaagtccttagttcaagtgatcctcccgcctcagcctctcaaagagctgaaattacaggagtgagccaacatgcccagccccccaattttttttataaagatagtATCTCACTACATTCCCCAGGCTAGATCATTCAGTTTAACTGAGTATAACCTACATTTGCTAACCTTGGGCAAACTGGTTTCATTTTTGATAATCTTCTATAAACTGTTACAAGAGATCTTTCCAAAAAAGGTAATTCTGGTCATAACACACTTCTTAAAAACACTTTAAAGGCGCAAATGCCTTCAAACTCGAGTCCAAAGTACTTAGCTTCCAAGACTTTTCCTGATTCCGCTCCTCTCTCCAGCCTCACCATTGTCACACCTAACCCCCACCACACTCCATTCACTCCAGGCAGACAGAATCCCTTGCTGGACTCCACATGCGCTGAGCCCGTCACAGCACCATGCTCTTGCCTATGACGTCTCCCTTTTCCACTACAAGCTCTCATCCACGTAGCTCCCCTTTAAGAttgagctcacacctgtaatcccagcactttgggaggtcggagcaggtggattacttgaggtcaggagttcgagaccagcctggccaacatggtgaaacccctgtctctactgaaaatacaaaaattagccgggcgtggtggcgggtgcctgtagtcccaggtactcaggaggctgaggcaggagaatcggttgaacctgggaggtggaggttgcagagagatcttaccactacactccaaccagggcgacagagtgagactctgataAATAAACTCATGTATAATAAACTAAATAGAGGCCACAGACGGTGTCAAGAAGGCGGACAGGTCTGAATGGCCTTGGGCGAGGAGATATTCCACTGTCGCCTCTGACTACAGGTGGTCCTGTGGCCGAGGCGCCGCGGACCCTGGGAGTTGTAGTTCACCAGGTGGACCGAGTGGGGGCGAGGCTGCGCTGAGCATCCTGGGAATTGTAGTGCTCCCTACACGGTGCCCTCTGCGCAGGCGCACACCGAGAGCCACTTCCGGAACAAGCGTCGCGTTTCTCAGGAGAAACCCCCGGTGAGAATTCCCAGAGTGACGATGGCTACCTATAGTCTGGCGAACGAGAGACTACGCGCCCTGGAAGACATTGAACGGGAAATCGGCGCCATCCTTCAGAATGCAGGTTCGGGATGCGACAACCCGGACGGCGGGGAGCGAACGCGTGGCCGGGCTGCACGCACAGGCTGACCCCGCACTTGGAGCGGGGTTGGGGAGGAACTCCTACGTGCGTGCGCAGCGAAAGGGCGGGATTGAGAGGGGCTGGCCCTAGGGCGGGGCTACACTGGCAGTCTCCGTGTGTTCCCTCCCTCTCTCCGCCCTGGCAGGTACTGTCATCCTAGAACTGTCCAAGGAAAAAACCAACGAGCGGCTTCTAGACCGGCAGGCGGCGGCCTTCACCGCTTCAGTGCTACACGTGGAGGCGGAGCTGTCGGCTCAGATCCGCTACCTCACCCAGGTCGGTGTGTCTGGAGGGTGCTGCGAGCGGACCCCAGCTCTGGGTCAAAGCCTCAGCCTTGGGTGATCCCGGGTGGAGCATTAACTGGGCAGGCCCAGACCTCCCCAGCCGGCCGTCCAGAGCCGGTTTCTTCCTCTAAAAGGaaagaatgggccgggcgcagtggcttgacagagttcgagaccagcctggcctacacggtgaaacctggtctctaacaaaaatataaaaattaggctgggtgcggtggctcactcctgtaatcccagcaccttgggaggccgagacgggtggatcatctgaggtcaggaattcgagaccagcctggccaacgtggtgaaactccatctctactaaatacacaaaaattagctgggcgtggtagtgagcacctgtaatcccagctactagggaggctgaggcaggaaaatcgcttgaacccaggaggtgtacttagccgagatcatgccattgcactccagcctgggcaacagagcaaaaactctgtctcaaaaaataaaaataataaatcataaaatgaaagaatggCCCTGCGTACCTCACTGGGTAACATCACATGTGCCTGGGAGAAGATGTGTAAATTATGCTAGAACTACAGAACTTTGTCACTGGAAACTTGGCCTGACTTCAAGGCCACGAGGTCCCAGATCCTTATATCCTGAGAAGAGGGGGAGGATTGAGAAGATTCTGAACTTGTCGCAGGGATCACTACCATTACTAATTTTTACAGTGTGCCAGATACTCTGCATTATTTTATCTAATCCTCAACAACTCTAGGAAGTAGTTATtgtcactcccattttacagacaagattAACATAagttaaatgatttatttatccaGCTACCAGGTGG encodes:
- the MED11 gene encoding mediator of RNA polymerase II transcription subunit 11 isoform X2, with protein sequence MATYSLANERLRALEDIEREIGAILQNAGTVILELSKEKTNERLLDRQAAAFTASVLHVEAELSAQIRYLTQLPGGLTNSNSGKK
- the MED11 gene encoding mediator of RNA polymerase II transcription subunit 11 isoform X1, which codes for MATYSLANERLRALEDIEREIGAILQNAGTVILELSKEKTNERLLDRQAAAFTASVLHVEAELSAQIRYLTQVATGQPHEGSSYSSRKDCQMALKRVDYARLKLSDVARTCEQMLEN